A window of Desulfovibrio oxyclinae DSM 11498 genomic DNA:
CATAGATTCCCGTCAGCGGGGTTGCAGCTGGGACGCGGGTTGTGCGGCCGCATGGAACCGGCAGCTGCAACCCCGCTGACAACCCAGGGATTCCAAAGGGGGCCCGCCCCTTTGGTCCCCCTGAAAGGGGCCGCCTGAAAGGCCCGCCGGAGGCGTCTCTCATCAAAAAAAGGCCGGGCCGCATTGTTGTGCGGTCCGGCCTTTGGGGTGTCTTGGAGGTGGAATCAGACTTCTAGCAGGTCTTNGGGGCCGACGAGCTTGTAGCCTCTTTCCTTGAGTACGTTGTTGATTTCGGTGGGGTCTTCGGTGGCGACGCGGACGACGATGATTCTGCGCGGTCCGTGGAAGAAGGTGGAGGTGGAGATGATGGAATATTTCATGTTGGCGATGATGCCGGCCACTTCATAGAGGACGCCGAAGCGGTCTTCGGTTTCTATGGTGATTCGGCTTCCGCCTTCGCGGTACCCCATTTCTTCCACGAGTACTTCGAGCATGCTGGAGCGGTTGATGTATCCGATGAGTTTGCCGTGGTCGTCGATGACGGCGAGACCGGCGAGGTTCATTTCGTACATCATGTCGGCGGCGGCTTCGATGTCGGTCTGCGGGGTGACGGTCCGGATGTCTTCGCGGACCACTTCGCTGATCGTGAGCTGGCTCATGAGGTAGTTGAGCTCGTGTTTATCGAGCGAGTTGACGACGCTTGGCATGGCGGCGCAGAGGTCTTCCTTGCGCACGTAGCCTACGAGATCGTCACCATCGACGACCAGCAGCATCCAGAGCTTGCTGGCTTCGATCATTTTCTGAGCGTCCTTGACCAGCGTGTCCGGAGTGACCGTGACGAAATCCTTGAGCATTTTCAGCCCGACAAACATGCGAAATCCTCCTTGAAAGACAGAAACCGTGCAACACGACCTTCCACGGGAAGGCCTGCTTGAAAACTATAGTATAAGGGAGTTCTACTTCCAGGAGCCGTTCTGGAACCTGAAGATGACGTAGTTGGGTTTGCGTTCGACAACGCTGAAATCGCCGGTCCTGCATTCTGTGCGGGTTTCGGCGACGGATTCGTAGACGCGTTCTTCGAGGATCATGGTCCCGGTGTAGGGGACCTGCTTGCTCGACTTCTTGCGGACGCGGCAACGCTCGGTGTTGGTGGCGTATTCGTGGTAGCGTGCCCGCCAGTGTCCGTTGGGCATCTGCTCCACTTTCATGCGGGAGCGGGAATGGAGATGGTTTCTGTTGAGTGATGCGATGCGTTTCTTGGCGAAGCGCTTGAAGTGGGCGTGCATCTTGACGAGTTCGTCCTTGACGCGCGGCT
This region includes:
- a CDS encoding CBS domain-containing protein; its protein translation is MFVGLKMLKDFVTVTPDTLVKDAQKMIEASKLWMLLVVDGDDLVGYVRKEDLCAAMPSVVNSLDKHELNYLMSQLTISEVVREDIRTVTPQTDIEAAADMMYEMNLAGLAVIDDHGKLIGYINRSSMLEVLVEEMGYREGGSRITIETEDRFGVLYEVAGIIANMKYSIISTSTFFHGPRRIIVVRVATEDPTEINNVLKERGYKLVGPXDLLEV